The following proteins come from a genomic window of Montipora foliosa isolate CH-2021 chromosome 2, ASM3666993v2, whole genome shotgun sequence:
- the LOC137991591 gene encoding uncharacterized protein, whose product MNVYFADSLQLVKNLIKDKHKALEIETGGYCKPNQSSLYTHLFNEQFEAHDALEDVRALRKILFESSLSLSRKDIVENSSITSVSHAVENMLHLDRRHELLLTFSDKLFNTSDTGPIQRSMALNIADSGLSYDDIYKLYTTFGKRALVAILSNPPTSSSAKTPRVTRTKRILTAIVKHFDEISHEE is encoded by the coding sequence ATGAACGTCTACTTTGCCGACAGCCTACAGCTAGTAAAAAATTTGATAAAAGACAAACACAAAGCACTTGAAATTGAGACTGGTGGATATTGTAAACCGAACCAGAGCAGTCTTTACACCCATCTGTTCAACGAACAATTCGAAGCTCACGATGCGTTGGAAGATGTTAGAGCACTgagaaaaattctttttgagTCGTCGCTTAGCCTTTCCAGAAAAGATATCGTTGAGAATTCCAGTATCACCAGTGTTTCCCACGCAGTTGAAAACATGCTTCACCTCGATCGACGCCATGAACTTCTTTTAACATTCAGTGACAAGTTGTTCAACACAAGCGATACTGGGCCAATTCAAAGATCAATGGCCTTAAACATCGCCGATAGTGGTCTATCTTACGACGACATTTACAAACTTTACACCACATTTGGTAAAAGGGCACTGGTAGCTATCCTATCCAATCCACCGACATCTTCATCAGCAAAGACACCGCGAGTAACACGAACGAAGAGGATACTGACCGCAATCGTTAAACACTTCGACGAAATCAGCCACGAAGAATAG